Proteins found in one Acidobacteriota bacterium genomic segment:
- a CDS encoding ABC transporter permease translates to MTVAVIALNTFREAKRDRILYLLFFFAALSIAASRVLAILTVGDRVKVVMDVGLASISIFGVLMAILMGTGLVYKEIDKKTIFTLLSKPIHRVEFILGKFLGLVLTLAVMTGLMTLIFLVLLFLHTFRVEWAMFVAVAYIFLELILLTAVAILFSTFSTPILSSIFSLSFYVIGHMSWGLEALIRKIKPGLGRTLVQFLYMVLPDLENFNFKTEVVHGLAIPAGIHAWAVLYGLLYTAFILGLAVLIFRRRDFI, encoded by the coding sequence ATGACCGTCGCCGTGATCGCCCTCAACACCTTCCGAGAAGCCAAACGGGACCGCATCCTCTATCTTCTGTTCTTCTTCGCCGCGCTGTCCATTGCGGCGTCGAGGGTGCTGGCCATCCTGACTGTCGGCGACCGAGTCAAGGTCGTCATGGACGTCGGTCTGGCCTCCATCTCGATCTTCGGCGTTCTCATGGCCATCCTCATGGGCACGGGCCTCGTCTACAAGGAAATCGACAAGAAGACGATCTTCACGCTTCTCTCCAAACCCATCCACCGGGTCGAATTCATCCTGGGTAAATTCCTCGGCCTCGTCCTGACCCTGGCCGTCATGACCGGCCTCATGACGCTCATTTTTCTCGTCCTGCTCTTCCTCCACACCTTCCGGGTCGAATGGGCGATGTTCGTCGCCGTGGCCTATATCTTTCTCGAACTCATTCTGCTGACCGCCGTGGCCATCCTGTTTTCGACATTTTCGACTCCAATCCTGAGTTCGATCTTCTCCCTCTCCTTCTACGTCATCGGGCACATGTCCTGGGGCCTTGAAGCTCTGATCCGGAAGATCAAGCCCGGACTCGGCCGCACCCTGGTTCAATTCCTCTACATGGTCCTTCCCGACCTCGAAAACTTCAACTTCAAGACCGAGGTCGTCCACGGCCTGGCCATCCCGGCGGGCATTCATGCCTGGGCCGTTCTCTACGGCCTCCTCTATACAGCGTTCATCCTGGGCCTGGCCGTCCTCATTTTCAGGCGCCGGGACTTCATTTGA
- a CDS encoding ABC transporter ATP-binding protein — protein sequence MGKAIDIQNLHKSFSLGFIPKKKDILKGISLSVDEGEIFGYLGPNGAGKTTTIKCLLGLIFPDAGSISVLGTPHLSPKARERVGFLPENPYFYDYLTAVEFLSFYADLFGLRAREKEDRIRGLLALVGMELAADLQLRKFSRGMLQRIGLAQALINEPSLVILDEPLGGLDPLGRKEIRDIIVRFKKEGKTVFLSSHILQDIEMICDRVAIIVGGRIVSQGRLHDLVSEKVLFTEATVSGFDPGDLAGLGENVSIHGDKALLKLFDEAMVERLLDMARGGKGRIVSLLPRTATLEDIFVDMVKKQ from the coding sequence ATGGGCAAAGCGATCGACATCCAAAATCTCCACAAATCGTTCAGTCTCGGCTTCATCCCGAAAAAAAAGGACATCCTCAAAGGCATTTCCCTATCCGTCGATGAGGGCGAAATCTTCGGCTATCTCGGCCCGAACGGCGCCGGGAAGACGACGACCATCAAGTGTCTCCTCGGGCTGATCTTTCCCGATGCGGGATCGATCTCGGTCCTGGGGACGCCCCATCTCTCTCCCAAAGCCAGGGAGCGGGTCGGCTTCCTGCCCGAAAACCCCTATTTCTACGACTACCTGACGGCCGTTGAATTTCTCTCCTTCTATGCCGACCTTTTCGGATTGCGGGCCAGGGAGAAAGAGGACCGGATCCGCGGCCTTCTCGCCCTCGTGGGCATGGAACTCGCGGCCGATCTCCAGCTCCGCAAATTTTCGCGCGGCATGCTCCAGCGAATCGGGCTGGCCCAGGCGCTCATCAACGAGCCGTCCCTCGTCATCCTGGATGAGCCGCTCGGCGGGCTTGATCCGCTGGGCCGCAAGGAAATCCGGGATATCATCGTCCGTTTCAAGAAGGAAGGGAAAACCGTATTCCTCTCTTCCCACATCCTCCAGGACATCGAGATGATCTGCGACCGGGTTGCGATCATCGTCGGCGGCCGGATCGTCAGCCAGGGCCGCCTTCACGACCTCGTTTCGGAGAAAGTCCTCTTCACCGAAGCGACGGTTTCCGGTTTCGATCCCGGCGACCTGGCCGGTCTCGGCGAGAACGTGTCCATCCACGGCGACAAGGCCCTGCTCAAGCTTTTCGACGAGGCCATGGTGGAGCGCCTGCTGGACATGGCCCGGGGGGGAAAGGGCCGGATCGTCTCTCTCCTGCCGCGGACCGCAACGCTCGAAGACATCTTCGTCGATATGGTGAAAAAGCAATGA
- the amrB gene encoding AmmeMemoRadiSam system protein B → MTDPKPGPAPRMRQDLELFPMNRGGKRAVVLRDPLGLFARPVLVEGQALALLGLLDGRRTAEDIQFVFTRNSGGVFVQREAIQGMIDELDAAMILDSPAYRRAKNRLIEEYEGLEIREACLAGQSYPEDPDELTAFLDEILSEGRLSEPGPHAPPLALAAPHIDIRVGKKVYGSAYGALGGISPKTVVLLGTGHSLEGGYYSLTEKDFQTPLGPVRTDRDSVRRLRRAGVSAVAAGDLAHRREHSLELQAIFLKRLFGEDFTAIPILCGSFQGDLDRVSRPREIARAAAFLDELRTIVSEGGRDVFCVAAVDFFHIGPKFGHDGSAERYLFEAEAHDAALLGSLLAGDVAGFWSENRRVRDRFNICGFSSLASLLDILPPVEGRLLGRDVWREEETRSAVSFAAVAFHEKTENSV, encoded by the coding sequence ATGACCGACCCAAAACCCGGCCCGGCGCCCCGCATGAGGCAGGACCTGGAGCTTTTTCCGATGAACCGCGGCGGCAAGCGCGCCGTCGTCCTCCGCGATCCCCTGGGGCTTTTCGCCCGGCCCGTTCTGGTCGAGGGTCAGGCTCTGGCCCTTCTGGGCCTCCTCGACGGCAGGCGGACGGCGGAAGACATCCAGTTCGTCTTCACCCGGAATTCCGGCGGAGTTTTCGTCCAACGCGAAGCGATCCAGGGCATGATCGACGAACTCGATGCCGCCATGATCCTTGACAGCCCCGCCTATCGCCGGGCCAAAAACAGGCTGATCGAGGAATACGAAGGCCTGGAGATCCGTGAAGCCTGCCTGGCCGGGCAATCCTATCCCGAAGACCCGGACGAACTGACTGCGTTCCTCGATGAGATCCTCAGCGAAGGCCGCCTCTCGGAACCCGGCCCGCACGCCCCGCCTCTGGCCCTGGCCGCTCCGCACATCGATATCCGCGTGGGGAAAAAGGTCTACGGATCGGCCTACGGCGCCCTTGGCGGGATCTCTCCGAAAACGGTCGTTCTTCTGGGAACGGGACACAGTCTGGAGGGCGGGTATTATTCGCTGACGGAGAAGGATTTTCAAACTCCTCTGGGCCCTGTCCGGACCGACCGCGACTCTGTCCGCAGGCTGCGCCGCGCCGGCGTTTCCGCCGTCGCCGCCGGTGATCTGGCCCATCGCCGCGAGCATTCCCTGGAACTTCAGGCGATCTTTCTCAAGCGGCTCTTCGGCGAAGATTTCACGGCGATCCCTATCTTGTGCGGCTCTTTTCAAGGCGACCTCGACCGCGTCTCCCGACCAAGGGAAATCGCCCGGGCGGCCGCTTTTCTGGATGAATTGAGAACGATCGTTTCGGAGGGCGGCCGGGATGTCTTCTGCGTCGCCGCGGTGGATTTTTTCCACATCGGTCCGAAATTCGGCCATGACGGCTCCGCCGAACGCTATCTTTTTGAGGCCGAAGCCCACGATGCGGCGCTCCTGGGGAGCCTCCTCGCCGGCGATGTCGCCGGCTTCTGGTCGGAGAATCGCCGTGTCCGCGACCGCTTCAATATCTGCGGTTTTTCCTCCCTGGCCTCGCTCCTCGATATTCTCCCGCCGGTCGAGGGCCGCCTGCTGGGCCGCGATGTTTGGAGGGAGGAGGAAACCCGGTCGGCCGTGAGTTTCGCCGCCGTCGCGTTTCACGAAAAGACCGAGAACAGTGTATAA
- the speB gene encoding agmatinase — MTDFGGAKKPIEEHPDYAIAVLGVPFDEKSSYLRGAWGGPRAIRAVSTGKCYCAYTELGVDLEADTVLVDLGDVDVSGDPDKTFALTEKAVAGIVGRGAAPIVLGGDHSITYPVVKAVAEKYGRLDILHFDAHPDLYDALYGDRLSHACPFARILEDGLAENLVQVGVRVILTEHRETARKHNVRMIEMKDIDAAPALSFANPLYISFDLDALDPAFAPGVSHHEPGGLSTRQALRIIQSLKGRIVGCDVVELNPDRDPSGITAAAAFKIIKEIAGRIVRP; from the coding sequence ATGACGGATTTCGGCGGCGCCAAAAAGCCGATCGAGGAACACCCCGATTATGCGATCGCCGTCCTCGGCGTGCCCTTCGACGAAAAGTCCAGCTATCTTCGGGGCGCATGGGGAGGGCCGCGCGCCATCCGGGCCGTCTCCACGGGCAAGTGCTATTGCGCCTATACTGAACTTGGCGTCGACCTCGAGGCGGACACCGTCCTTGTCGACCTGGGCGATGTCGATGTGTCGGGCGATCCCGACAAGACTTTCGCCCTGACGGAGAAGGCCGTGGCCGGCATCGTCGGCCGTGGCGCCGCCCCCATTGTTCTGGGAGGGGACCACTCCATCACCTACCCCGTCGTCAAGGCCGTCGCGGAGAAATACGGCCGGCTCGATATCCTCCATTTTGACGCCCATCCCGATCTCTACGACGCCCTCTACGGCGACCGGCTGTCCCATGCCTGCCCTTTCGCCCGGATTCTCGAGGACGGCCTGGCGGAGAATCTTGTCCAGGTCGGTGTTCGGGTGATCCTTACGGAGCATCGCGAGACGGCCCGCAAGCACAACGTCCGCATGATCGAAATGAAGGATATCGATGCCGCCCCGGCGCTTTCCTTCGCCAATCCGCTTTACATTTCCTTCGATCTCGATGCCCTGGACCCGGCCTTCGCTCCCGGTGTCTCTCACCACGAGCCGGGGGGTCTCTCGACCCGGCAGGCCCTTCGCATCATCCAGAGCCTGAAAGGGCGGATCGTCGGCTGCGATGTAGTCGAACTGAACCCGGACCGGGATCCCTCCGGCATCACGGCTGCCGCGGCCTTCAAAATCATCAAGGAAATCGCCGGGAGAATCGTCCGGCCTTAA